A DNA window from Ranitomeya imitator isolate aRanImi1 chromosome 2, aRanImi1.pri, whole genome shotgun sequence contains the following coding sequences:
- the LOC138667302 gene encoding caveolin-2-like has product MIPDQYLIECPMDPDNDQKFLQTPPNTTVYTEAPEKLDARDPRGINKHLKVDFSDVLAEPDSFHSFDKIWTWSDILFESSKLWCYRIISLLCAVPVSLLSGILFALLGCIHIWCAMPCIQLCNICMPPIRMLWASILDICLAPLCASLGRCCSSIYINIAKQRV; this is encoded by the exons ATGATTCCTGATCAGTATCTGATTGAATGTCCCATGGATCCCGACAATGATCAGAAATTCCTGCAAACTCCTCCAAACACTACGGTGTACACCGAAGCCCCCGAAAAGCTTGATGCACGGGACCCTCGCGGGATCAACAAGCACCTCAAG GTTGACTTCTCAGATGTCCTAGCGGAGCCGGACTCATTTCACAGCTTTGACAAAATCTGGACCTGGAGTGACATTTTGTTTGAGTCCTCAAAGCTATGGTGCTATCGGATCATCTCCTTGCTCTGTGCCGTGCCGGTGTCCCTGCTCTCCGGAATTCTGTTTGCTCTGCTGGGTTGTATCCACATTTG GTGTGCCATGCCGTGTATCCAGCTATGTAACATCTGTATGCCCCCTATCCGGATGTTGTGGGCCAGCATACTAGACATATGTCTAGCTCCTCTTTGCGCCAGCCTGGGTCGTTGTTGCAGCTCAATATACATAAATATAGCAAAGCAGCGGGTGTAA